A genomic window from Micromonospora violae includes:
- a CDS encoding DUF4097 family beta strand repeat-containing protein, producing MPVFETPEPISVQIELPVGDAWVAASDRADTVVTVRPRDPSSKADVTAADQTTVEYAAGKLMIRVPKSWRRYGFGPGPSVDVLIELPSGSAVHAEASWAAFRGEGRLGECRIKTGSGIRLDETGPLDIDSSHGDVAVERVVGSARVKASSGKVRIGAVDGPAEIKNSSGDCWIGRSGGDARINTAYGDITVDTSLASVTARTAYGNLRLGEVVRGAVELQTSYGAIEVGVRRGTAAWLDVSSRHGRVHNALESTDSPAPSDETVEVRANTSYGDIMIRRA from the coding sequence ATGCCTGTTTTCGAGACTCCAGAGCCGATCTCCGTGCAGATCGAGTTGCCGGTCGGCGACGCCTGGGTCGCCGCGAGCGACCGCGCCGACACGGTGGTGACCGTGCGGCCCCGCGACCCGTCGAGCAAGGCCGACGTGACCGCCGCCGACCAGACCACCGTCGAGTACGCCGCCGGGAAACTGATGATCAGGGTGCCGAAGAGCTGGCGTCGCTACGGGTTCGGGCCGGGGCCGTCGGTCGACGTCCTGATCGAGCTGCCGTCCGGGTCGGCGGTGCACGCCGAGGCGTCGTGGGCCGCATTTCGCGGCGAAGGTCGGCTCGGCGAATGCCGGATCAAGACCGGGAGCGGCATCCGGCTCGACGAGACCGGGCCACTGGATATCGACAGCAGCCACGGCGACGTCGCCGTGGAGAGAGTCGTGGGATCCGCCCGGGTGAAGGCCTCCTCCGGCAAGGTACGCATCGGCGCGGTCGACGGTCCCGCCGAGATCAAGAATTCGTCCGGCGACTGCTGGATCGGACGCAGCGGCGGCGACGCCCGGATCAACACGGCCTACGGCGACATCACCGTGGACACGTCGCTGGCCTCGGTGACGGCTCGGACCGCCTACGGCAACCTCCGGTTGGGTGAGGTCGTCCGGGGGGCGGTCGAGTTGCAGACCTCCTACGGCGCGATCGAGGTCGGCGTCCGTCGCGGGACGGCCGCCTGGCTCGACGTCAGTTCCCGCCACGGCCGGGTGCACAACGCGCTGGAGTCGACCGACAGCCCCGCACCGTCCGACGAGACGGTCGAGGTCCGGGCGAACACCTCGTACGGCGACATCATGATCCGCCGCGCCTGA
- a CDS encoding ATP-binding cassette domain-containing protein, with product MTSSLNPAIVATDLRKSYGDKVVLDGIDLMITEGSIFALLGPNGAGKTTTVQILSTLVRADGGSARVFGHDLTREPDAVRALIGVTGQFSAVDNLLTGRENLALMADLCHLDRNAGRRRIADLLDQFDLTEAAGKPVSTYSGGMRRRLDLAMTLVGEPRVIFLDEPTTGLDPRSRRAMWHIIRALAAEGVTILLTTQYLEEADQLADRVAFLDHGRLIAEGTPRELKRLIPGGHVVLHFADQEGLDSAARTFETGTRDDAALTLQVPNDGGVGSLRSLLDQIDRASISVAGLSVHTPDLDDVFLTLTGQPEAPASRPDHERAPAR from the coding sequence ATGACCAGCTCCCTGAACCCCGCGATCGTCGCCACCGACCTGCGGAAGTCCTACGGCGACAAGGTCGTGCTGGACGGCATCGATCTGATGATCACCGAGGGCTCGATCTTCGCGTTGCTCGGTCCCAACGGCGCCGGCAAGACCACCACCGTGCAGATCCTCTCCACCCTGGTCCGGGCCGACGGCGGCAGTGCCCGCGTCTTCGGCCACGACCTGACCCGCGAGCCCGACGCGGTACGCGCGCTGATCGGCGTCACCGGCCAGTTCTCCGCCGTCGACAACCTGCTCACCGGCCGGGAGAACCTGGCCCTGATGGCGGACCTGTGCCACCTGGACAGGAACGCCGGTCGACGGCGGATCGCCGACCTGCTCGACCAGTTCGACCTGACCGAGGCGGCGGGCAAGCCGGTGTCGACGTACTCCGGTGGCATGCGCCGGCGGCTCGACCTCGCGATGACCCTGGTCGGCGAGCCCCGCGTCATCTTCCTCGACGAGCCGACCACCGGGCTCGACCCGCGCAGCCGTCGGGCCATGTGGCACATCATCCGCGCACTCGCCGCCGAGGGCGTGACCATCCTGCTCACCACGCAGTACCTGGAGGAGGCTGACCAACTCGCCGACCGGGTGGCGTTCCTCGACCATGGTCGACTGATCGCCGAGGGCACGCCGCGCGAGCTCAAGCGGCTCATCCCGGGCGGCCACGTGGTGTTGCACTTCGCCGACCAGGAGGGGCTCGACTCGGCGGCCCGGACGTTCGAGACCGGCACCCGGGACGACGCGGCGCTCACCCTCCAGGTGCCGAACGACGGCGGGGTCGGATCGCTGCGCTCCCTGCTGGACCAGATCGATCGCGCCTCGATCAGTGTGGCGGGGCTCTCCGTGCACACCCCCGACCTCGATGACGTCTTCCTCACCCTCACCGGGCAGCCGGAGGCTCCGGCCAGCCGACCCGACCACGAAAGGGCTCCCGCGCGATGA